In the genome of Coraliomargarita algicola, one region contains:
- a CDS encoding response regulator encodes MSNTDSPTLPGILYVDDETQALKYFAMAFKKNYRVFTADNGKTGLEILDAHHSEISIIVSDQRMPEMTGVDFLSQVRARHPSKVRILTTAYSDLESAIRSVNEGKIYQYVTKPWDLQDFKMVLKRAYDYHSILSERDQLMGLKMSTLQRIILADRLKTLTGVAHSGCIKESALFIDTLLGIIQGLPHSFDLNPASGGAAMLQHGLAKFMKQERSANAQILKSWQSADFELEACIAALSTPATDADTSETIQLTVEQTGDSLTIQCSIGTDKPQQVLNQCLGILCEAEPSPLALNFFQLLAAARHAGKSVTLCPKAGAEDSDLLSISAQSNEDAEHLEEILAKLYDRWDSASLGF; translated from the coding sequence ATGAGCAACACCGACTCCCCTACACTCCCCGGCATCCTATACGTGGATGACGAGACCCAAGCCCTCAAGTACTTTGCGATGGCTTTCAAAAAGAACTACCGCGTCTTCACGGCCGACAACGGCAAGACCGGACTCGAAATACTGGACGCGCATCATTCCGAAATTTCGATCATCGTATCCGACCAGCGCATGCCTGAAATGACAGGTGTCGACTTTCTCTCGCAAGTTCGCGCTCGTCACCCGAGCAAAGTGCGAATTCTCACCACCGCCTACTCGGACCTGGAAAGTGCCATCCGCTCGGTCAATGAAGGTAAGATTTACCAATACGTCACGAAGCCCTGGGATTTGCAGGACTTCAAGATGGTGCTGAAACGAGCCTACGACTACCACAGTATCCTCTCTGAGCGCGATCAGCTCATGGGGCTCAAGATGAGCACCCTGCAACGCATCATTTTAGCCGATCGCTTAAAGACCCTCACCGGTGTCGCTCATTCCGGCTGCATCAAAGAATCGGCGCTCTTTATCGACACACTTTTGGGGATAATTCAGGGCTTACCCCACAGCTTCGATCTGAACCCCGCATCCGGAGGCGCTGCCATGCTGCAACACGGGCTGGCCAAGTTCATGAAACAAGAGCGTAGCGCCAACGCCCAGATCCTGAAATCCTGGCAGTCTGCCGACTTCGAACTCGAGGCATGCATCGCAGCGCTGAGCACGCCAGCAACGGATGCAGATACCAGCGAAACGATACAACTGACCGTAGAACAAACCGGCGATTCTCTGACGATCCAGTGCTCCATAGGTACCGATAAACCGCAGCAAGTGCTCAACCAGTGTCTGGGCATCCTCTGCGAAGCGGAGCCCTCTCCGCTCGCGCTCAATTTCTTTCAACTGCTGGCAGCCGCACGACATGCTGGCAAATCTGTTACACTATGCCCGAAGGCTGGCGCAGAGGACAGCGATTTGCTCTCGATTTCCGCTCAAAGCAACGAAGATGCGGAACATTTGGAAGAAATACTTGCCAAACTCTATGATCGTTGGGATTCTGCAAGCTTGGGATTCTAA
- a CDS encoding response regulator has protein sequence MVDVIKNRPGVLFVDDEANALKVFRRAFERDFLVFTASSVDAGLELLESETQKISVVITDQRMPQRSGIAMLSEVRRLYPEKIRLLTTAYTQVDTLVDAINEGAVYSFISKPWDLNKLRQEILSAIESYSTANEQRSLLSGRIEELKQAVLDEKIMEIGNVAVNLSHYVDNALCPIELLISKIEADLHDSSNTLAKAEDRATYLDFLKRIRIHIRSTSSQIARLHQANSRLNPESLTKIELNTIFQQAMASNQVLMNGKNIRIERLPGPAECHIWGDRERLVDLFNFLLAEEVVSLPESSCASIGISQLPEQNAIRITMEDRGPIPNDVSPSHLLYPFNVRSGDPRQMGVFLICAYFIVRSHGGRMETHRREGGGVQFFFDLPINPMDSTKIDFHN, from the coding sequence ATGGTAGACGTAATTAAAAATCGCCCAGGCGTCCTTTTTGTGGACGACGAGGCAAACGCACTCAAGGTGTTTCGCAGAGCCTTTGAGCGGGATTTTCTAGTATTCACAGCCTCGTCTGTCGATGCGGGGTTGGAGCTACTCGAGTCGGAGACGCAAAAAATCAGTGTGGTGATTACCGACCAACGCATGCCACAGCGCAGCGGTATCGCCATGCTGTCAGAAGTCCGTCGGCTCTACCCCGAAAAAATACGCTTGCTGACCACCGCCTATACGCAAGTTGACACACTGGTCGACGCCATCAACGAAGGAGCAGTTTATAGCTTTATCTCTAAGCCCTGGGACCTCAACAAGCTGCGCCAGGAAATCCTCTCCGCGATTGAATCTTACTCCACCGCAAACGAGCAGCGCAGCCTACTCTCGGGACGTATCGAAGAGCTCAAACAAGCGGTACTCGATGAAAAAATCATGGAGATCGGCAATGTCGCGGTCAACCTCAGCCACTACGTCGATAACGCACTCTGCCCGATCGAATTACTCATATCCAAGATCGAGGCTGATTTGCATGATAGCTCGAATACACTGGCCAAAGCCGAAGACCGCGCGACCTACCTGGATTTTCTCAAACGCATCCGAATCCACATCCGCTCCACCAGTAGCCAGATTGCACGATTACACCAGGCCAACAGTCGCTTGAATCCCGAGAGCCTCACCAAAATAGAGCTCAACACCATCTTCCAGCAGGCCATGGCTTCGAATCAAGTATTGATGAATGGCAAAAATATCCGTATCGAACGTCTTCCAGGCCCTGCGGAATGCCATATATGGGGCGACCGCGAACGCTTGGTCGACCTCTTCAACTTCCTGCTCGCCGAAGAAGTCGTGTCGCTCCCAGAATCCTCCTGTGCCAGCATCGGCATTTCCCAGCTGCCAGAGCAGAACGCGATCCGGATCACAATGGAAGACCGGGGGCCCATTCCCAACGATGTATCTCCCTCTCACCTACTCTACCCCTTCAATGTTCGCAGCGGCGACCCACGCCAAATGGGCGTGTTTCTGATCTGCGCCTACTTCATCGTGCGCAGTCATGGTGGCCGCATGGAGACTCACCGACGCGAAGGCGGCGGAGTGCAATTCTTCTTCGACCTACCAATCAACCCTATGGACTCTACAAAAATCGATTTTCATAATTGA
- a CDS encoding VF530 family protein, with product MQQINNPLHGLSLEKILVSLQGFYGWEGLAERLPVRCFMYDPSIKSSLKFLRKTPWARKKLEDLFIYTLEKYGEEEDDTAEPGKEGV from the coding sequence ATGCAGCAAATTAACAACCCACTACATGGACTCAGCCTTGAAAAAATCCTGGTGAGTTTGCAGGGATTTTATGGTTGGGAGGGGCTGGCAGAGCGTCTGCCCGTGCGTTGCTTCATGTATGATCCTTCGATCAAATCGAGTCTCAAGTTTTTGCGTAAGACCCCGTGGGCTCGTAAAAAACTGGAGGATCTCTTTATCTACACGCTTGAGAAATACGGCGAAGAGGAAGACGACACGGCAGAGCCGGGCAAAGAGGGCGTTTAA